The Calditrichota bacterium nucleotide sequence GTATGATCACCGCAATTTATTGTGGTGATTCTCTGTTACAATGTATTTGGGAGCTGACACAAAATATTGCAAAAACTGGTAATGAGGTGATTTATAGGAGAGTCCAATATGATTTTTCAAAAAAACCAAACCATTGTTTTCGCAGGCGACAGTATTACGGACGTTAATCGGCGGGAATTACCCTGCTGGCCAATGGGGCAGGGGTACGCCATGATTGCGGCATCACTGCTTTTGGCGAAATTCCCGGAACGCACGTTGCGTTTTCATAATCGCGGTGTGGGGGGCGATACGATCCGGGAATTGGATGCCCGTTGGCAGGAGGATGTGCTGTCGTTGGAGCCGGATTGGGTGTCGGTTTTGGTCGGAATTAATGATGTGTGGCGCTTTGTCAGCGGACGAAAGGATGAGGCGGTTCCGTTGGATGAATATGCCCAAACCTACCGGAAGTTGCTTCGCCGGACCCACGACAGGTACGGAACAAAGTTTATCTTGTGGGAGCCTTTCTTTATTCATCCTCAGGAAGATCACCCCTTCCGTCAGATCCTGAAGGATTACATTAAGACCGTTCATCAATTGGCGGACGAATTTTCAGCCAGGCTGATTCAAACTCAGGTCATCTTTGACCAATTGCTTGTACAAAAACCTCTGGACTATTGGACGGAAGATTCGGTTCATCCGAACCTTGCGGGGCACGGGGCCATGGCCAGGCATTTTTTGAAAACAGTCGAATACGAAAAGGCCGATTAAATCCATCTTTGGAAACTTAAATTCAAATTTAAAAATGTGGGTGTGAAAATGAAAAAATTAATGTTACTCCTGGTAGTAGGTGCCATTTTATTTTCCTGTCATTCGCGATCTTCGCAATCTCTCTGGAAGGTGCGGCAGATTACCTTTGACATGGACAAAAGCCACGATCTGGACAACAATCTCAATTTTTCTCCCGATGATCAGTGGCTCTGTTATGATACCCGTCCCTTCAACGGCGGCATTGCGGATAGCCGAACGATTGAGAAGGTCAACGTGCGCACCGGACAGGAAGTGGTTTTGTACCGCGTGAAAGGTTTTGTGGAACACGAGGGTCCCGGTGTGGGCGCGGCCAGCTATTTTCCGCATAAAGACAGCGTCGTTTTTATTCACGGGCCGGATGTGGTGAACGGATTAACCTACCGGAAAACCCGTCGCGTGGGAGCCATTGTTCCCGGAACGGGCAGCGAGACCTGCATTTGGGCCGATTCCCGGGATGTGACCTTTCCGTTTACACCCGGTGCCCTTCGCGGAGGCACCCACCGCCACGAGCCCGGCGGTCCGGGTGACCGGTGGATTGGGTTTACGTACAATGACCAGATCATGAAGGACTACGGAGATCGAATCGGGAAGAATCTGGATTTGCGCACGATCGGCGTGACGAAACTGGGTCAGGTGGTCCCGGTTGATCTGGACCCCCGAGGGGAAAACAGAATTGGTATTGGATTTAGCGTGTTGGTTGTGAAAGTGGTTCCCGATCCCAAACCCGGGACAGATGAAATCAGCCATGCCGCAGGTGACCGGTGGATTGGAGAAGCGGGTTACCTGAAGCCCGATGGGTCGCGGCAGCTGGCGCGGGCATTTATCGGGAAACTGGCCGGCGGGAAAGAGGAGGTTTTTGTAGTGGATATTCCCGACGATATTACGGTTCCCGGGCCGGACGGCCCGCTTGAAGGGACGCGCACCTCCTTCCCGATGCCGCCGAAAGGTACGGTGCAGCGGCGGCTCACCCACACGAAATCAGGATGCAGAGGAAATGTGTGGTCCAATCGGGAAGGTTCCCGCCTTTCGTTTTTGAGTCGGGATAAAAAGGGCACATGGCAGATATTCCTCATGTCCCCGCTTGGGGGAAAAATGATTCAAGCCACGCACTTTCCTGATGGGGCTCAGTCCGAAGCCCGGTGGAGTCCCGACGGCAAATTCATCCTCTGTGCGGCCGAAAATCGTTTGTACCTGACGAATGTGGAGGAGGGAACACCCGATTTTGGGCGGTCCGTTCCCATCACAAAAACGTATCCTACGGCTCCGGCAAATTATGTTTGGTCTCACAAGGGGGATCTCATTGCATTTAATCTTCCGCTGGATAAACAATTGCAGATTTTTATTGCGGAGCGCGGCAGAAAATAATAAATTCGCGAAAATTCGTGAAATTCGTGGGTAAAGATTTTTCGGAGCAGATTCTTAAGTAGAAAAAGGATCCTTCAATGAATGAAATCGGACTGATTGTTGAGCTAAAAGAAACGGAAAACAGTTTTGCGCCCTTAAAGGAATTCGGGCTTTCGGTGTGCCAGCTGGTGAACTGGAATGACTCGCTCTGGCGGGAAGATGTGGCAGCCCGTGTAAAACACGACCTGCAGCAGAACCGAGTTCGGGTGTCGGCCCTTTGGGCGGGTGTTCCCGGACCCAGAGAATGGAATTTTCGAAAGGGGCCGGTTACACTGGGTCTGGTGCCTCCGGAGTACCGTCAGGAGCGCGTGGCTTCTCTTAAACGGGCGGCTGACTTTGCGGCCGCCATAGGTGCGCCGGCCGTTGTGACCCACGTGGGATTTATCCCCGAAAATATGACCGATCCCGAATTTGACAACGTGGTGCAGGCCGTTCGCGAAGTGGCTGCCACCTGTGAATCCAAAGGGTTGGAGTTCTGGTTTGAAACCGGTCAGGAAACGCCGGTTACCCTTCTCAGGGCCATTCATTCTGTCGGCGCGCAAAATCTGGGAATCAATCTCGATCCGGCCAACCTCATCCTTTACGGCAAGGGGAATCCCATCGATGCCCTGGATGTTTTTGGATCGTATGTGAAAAATATTCATGCGAAGGACGGCTTTTACCCGACGGATCCTTTTGAACTGGGGCAAGAAGTAAAAGTCGGGCAGGGGAAGGTAAATTTCCCCGAATTTGTGAAACGCCTGAAAGGAATTGGATTTTCCGGAGAGTTCATCATCGAGCGCGAAATTTCCGGAGAGCAGCAAAAAAGAGATATTCGGGAAACCATTCGCTATTTGGAAAAACTTCTGGAGGATTAAAATGACTGTTCGCGCGGGATTTATTGGGGTTGGGGGAATTTCGGATGTGCACTTGGCGTATCTTCAAACGCGTAAAGATGTTGAAATTGTGGCCATGGCCGATCCCGATTCGACCCATCTGAATCACCATATTCAAAAATACGGAGGAAAGGGATATTCTGATTACCGCGATCTGTTGAGGAAAGAAGAATTGGATGCGGTCTGGATTTGCACCCCTCCTCAAATACGGGAAGAGCCTATTCTGGAATCGGTTGACCGCGGACTGGCCGTCTTTTGCGAAAAGCCCGTAGCACGAAGCCTGGAGCAAGCGCAAAAAATTGCAGCAGAGCTGGAAAAGCGCAAGGGTGCGCGGGTTCAAATCGGCTATGTCTTTCGGGCGATGCCCATAATTGAGGCGCTCAAACAGGCTGTTGCCGATGATTCCATCCGTCTGGTACAATCATTTTACGGAAGTCCCATGTCCCGGACAATGGAGCTCCCGGCCTGGTTTTATGAAAAGGAAAAATCCGGCGGGGGGCTGGTGGATCAGGCCACCCACAATTTGGATCTGTTTCGGTATGTGGTGGGTGAAATTCCTTACGTAAAAGGTTTTGCGGCCAATCCGGCTCATCCGAAAGAGCCCGGATATACGATAGATGAGTTGATTTCCCTCAGTTTTGAATTCGAAAACGGATCCCTTGGAAGCCATTTGCACACCTGGCTGGGCGATAAATGGCGAAATGAGATGGTCTTTATCGGTGAAAAACGAATGTACCGGATCGACATCTGGGCGGGAGAATTGGTTATTGAAGAAGAATGGGAAAGCCGGTCTGTTCGACAGGACATGGACAAAATGTATCATCACGAAAATGAACGTTTTCTGGAAATGGTCCAGGCCAATGACCCGGCACGAAACATTTGTCCGTTTGAAGAAGGATTACGGACACTCGAATTGGTATTGCGCTGTGATGCGGCTTTGAGTTAGGCATTTGCTTAATGAAAGAATCCGGAGTTGATCAATCGGCTGAACAAGAACCGAAAAACAGGCGATTGTTTGTACTTATTACAGAAAGTTCATTTTTTTCTTGACATCTTTCAACAAATTATGTAATTTTGTAGAAAATAAGCTGTTTCAGCCCGAATAAGTATCCTTCCTGTATTATAACCATAAAATATCATGATCGAAATCACGTAATGGGGTTTATGAGTTGGGGTTTCCGTTGAGAGGAGGTGAGACAACAAACAGCAATTCCTATTCTGTTTGTATTTTTTCAGGTATTCCACAAAATGTAAGGAGGAGAAAAGCCTATGGCTGGAAAGACAGTTTTAAAAGTCGTCCTGACACTGGTTTTGGGTGTGTTGTTTTCGGTGAATTTATTTGCCGGAACAACTGGAAAAATTGCCGGTAAGGTTGTCGACAAAAAAACCGGCAATCCCTTACCCGGGGTCAACGTAATTATTGTGGGGACACAAATGGGGGCCAGTACGGACCTCAAGGGAAATTACTTTATAAACAATGTCCCTGTTGGAAGATACTCTGTCAAGGCCTCAATGATTGGATACACCCCTCAGATTGTTGAAAATGTAATGGTTTCTGCTGACTTGACTGCAACCATTAGTTTTCGTCTGGAACCGACGGTGCTTCAGGTTGGAAAACCCGTTGTTGTAACGGCGGAACGTCCTCTGGTTGAAAAAGACATTACCTCCACCATGCGAATTGCCACCCCGGAAGAATTCATGCGGCAACCTATTCGAACGTTTAACGGAGTGATTGCAAACACAGCCGGTGTAGATGGTTCGCATTTCCGCGGAGGCAGGGGAAATGATGTGGCCTGGATGGTAGACGGATTGCAGGTGGATGATCCTCTCAGCGGCGGGCAGGCCGTAACATTAAGCAATATTGCGATTGAGGAAGTTCAGGTTATTACCGGCGGATTCAATGCCGAATATGGAGAGGCCATGTCCGGTGTGGTGAATGTCGTGACCAAATCGGGCGGCCCCCGGTTATCGGCCTTCTACCGGTACACTACAGATAATGGTGCCAGCCTGATTTCAAATGATCTGGATTTTGATTTTGACAACCACGAGTTTTCATTGGGCGGTCCCATTCCCTTCACAAATAAAAAGATCCGCTTTTTTACGTCTGCTGTATTAAATCTCCGAGGTGTTGCCGACCCGAGAAAACTGGACAATCAGTTCAAGCAATTAATTGACGAAGGCTACCAAATGCCTTACGGATTGGATGCCAACGGACACCGCGTGAATGATTTTATGAAACTAAATCCAAAAATCGCCAAAAATAAATACTGGCTGAATCACAATCATCAGCAACGGTATGAAACAACTTGGAAATTTACGTATAATATGACGCCGAGCATTCAGTTCCGTTTTGGCGGTTTTTATGAGCGAAATCAATGGGAACGATTCCCGTTCAGGGGAACCGGACAAACACCTGAAAGAAGCTATCTTTGGGTAGCCGAGAATTATACGGACTATTTGCGCAGAAACAGCCAATTCTATTTTGGTATTTCCCATCAAATCAATTCCCGAACATTTTATGAATTTACCATCAACCGATTCAAAACAGATTTTCGAACGGGTTTGGTCGATGGCATCTGGAAAAAGGATGCCCACGGAAATTATTTACGGGATAGTAATGGAAATTTGATCGTCGATCACAAATTCCATTGGTGGCAGGATTTTAAGTTCTTCGAACCCACGTGGAAACCTTTTGATCCCAAGGAATATCGGGACCAGGATTGGCAGAATCCATTCAATCCTTTTGGCGTTTACAACAACTGGCAAACCCACGGCGCCAGCACGCGACGGTACGAACAGCGGTTTTTGAGCTACTACGGAGCCAAATTCACATTGACCAGCCAGGTGTCTCAGCACCATCAGATAAAAACGGGTTTTGAGGGCCGGTTACACACCGCCATTCGCCACTACAATTCACTGCCCTGGCGTCCCGATCCGTTCCGGAACGACTATGAGGTGCATCCACGGATTTTTAACGCTTACATTCAGGATACAGCAGAATGGCCGGGTCTCATCGTAAATGCCGGTATCCGTTTTGACTACATGAATCCCGAAAAAGAGCACCGGTCAGATATGATGGACCGTTTCAGTGAATTGGTCCCCACGAAGCCAAAATGGAAATTTAGTCCCCGGCTGGGTGTTTCCCACCCCATTACTGAAAGAACCGTCCTGCACTTTCAATATGGAAAATTTTTCCAATCTCCTGATTTTCTCCAGTTGTATGCCAATTTGGATCCCAATGTGGCCCGCTCGTATGACTACATTGGAAACCCAAATATGAAGCCTTTAAAAACAGATGCATACGAACTGGGTATTACCCATCAGTTGGGATTAAACAGCAAGATCGAAATTACCGGTTATTTTAAGGATATGTACGATCTGCAAACCGTTCGCTATATTCCGGTGGTGCCCAATCCGATATCCAAATACGACAACCGCCAATACGGCGACGCGAAAGGCGTGGATTTTACCTTCACCAAGCGTCTGAGCAATTATTGGGGTGCCCAGATAACCTACAGTCTCTCAAAGGCAAGAAGCATGGCCTTTTCAACGGCCAATGAGTTTGTAGCGGGCGAGACCAACCCCGAAACCGGCGTTCGGTACTACTTCCCCGAAAGGCTTTATCCCACGGGCTATGACCGGACACACATCTTCAACGTGAATTTTGATTTTCGGCTGCCGGAAAAATCAGGACCGAAAATCGCCGGGTTTTATCCTCTTGAAAAATTCGGTATTAACGTGATTAGCCGCGGCAGAAGCGGAACCCCCTATACCCGAACCAATTATAAGGGGGAAACCGTTGAGGAACGCAATTCGTCACGACGGCCCTGGTATTTTAATATGGATATGCGCATCACCCGTGATTTCAAGCTTTTTGGAACGGATGCCCAGATATTTATGGAAATATTCAACGTAACCAATCGCACAAATATCTTAAATGTGTACAGCTACACACAGGACCCGATTGAAACGGGTGAGATTGTGAATGAACAGAGCTTCAAGGATGGAATCAGTGAAGGCGATCCGACCTGGGAATGGCAAAAGGTCAAGGACTTGAATCACGATGGCCATATCAGCCGGCACGAAGAATATCTGGGTTATCTGAAATCCTTTCATTTCCTGAGACGAACGGCCTCGAACTTTGGGCCTCCGAGAATTATTCATTTTGGATTTCAAATTAATTATTAGTTTTTTAAGAATTTGATGGTTGTTTTTCAAATCTTTGAATTGGGAAATGTTGCGTATTTCCCCGAATCCGCCTCCGGCGGTTCAGAACGGAAAAAATTAGATTTTAGAAGAAAGTAAGGAGTGGCTAATGAAACGAACACTAGAAATATTTCTCAAAGGAGCCCTGTTTGCTCTTTTGCTGAGTATACTTCTTCCGGCTGTTTCGGGATTGTCCTGGGCAAAAACAGCCCGAAACGGAAAACTTACTTTGCAAAAGCCAAACAAGGTTGCTATTTGGCAGAAACGCTCCCACAATGTGGGACGTCTGGTGCTTCCCATTTCTAATTACGGTGTTTTCGGACAGCATCCCGAGCGAATTGGATCGGGAGCGGAATGGCCCGCGGGATCCCACGAGTACTACATTTTTGGCGCAGGCATCTGGGTGGGCGGAATCGTGGATTCCACCGCGGACGGAAAACCGATTCCCTACGTGACCGTGGGCTACGATCCGAACAGCGCCGGATTTGAGTTTGTGCCGGGATTGCCTCCGAATAATTATCCGAATTTTACCGGCACACCGGAGGATGAAAAAGAACATATTTTTATGAGTACAGACCCGACCGATCTTTCAACCTGGCCCAGTGGGATTCCTATCCAGTCGGAACAGGATTCCTGGTGTTATTACAATGATCTTTCCCCCGAACAGCACGCCGATACCAAACCTTTGGGAATCGAGGTTATTCAGCACGGGTATGCCTGGTCCGGCGAGGGCCTGCGCGATATTGTATTTCTGAAATTCAATGTGGTCAATATTCGTGATGATAAAAAGACCATTCGGAATACGTATATTGCTCCGTGTCTCGACAGCGATATTGGGAGTGCAACCGACGACATGGTGGGCTTTAATGTGGATCGAAATTTGGCCTACCAGTACAACGCCGTTCCCTTTGAGTCCGGGTGGACCCGGCATCCGGGGGTTCTGGGTGTGGATTTTCTGGAGAGCCCCAAAGCCGATCGTCCGATGGATTTCAACCATGACGGTGTTATCAACCACGATTCGGTGGAATTCAAGGCCGGCAATAAAACCGTTTGGTTGAAAGACAAGTTCCCGGGTGAACAAATCGGCCTGGCGGCATTTAAGAAATTCACCATTCAGATTGATCCGGGCAAGGATTACCAGCGC carries:
- a CDS encoding sugar phosphate isomerase/epimerase; the encoded protein is MNEIGLIVELKETENSFAPLKEFGLSVCQLVNWNDSLWREDVAARVKHDLQQNRVRVSALWAGVPGPREWNFRKGPVTLGLVPPEYRQERVASLKRAADFAAAIGAPAVVTHVGFIPENMTDPEFDNVVQAVREVAATCESKGLEFWFETGQETPVTLLRAIHSVGAQNLGINLDPANLILYGKGNPIDALDVFGSYVKNIHAKDGFYPTDPFELGQEVKVGQGKVNFPEFVKRLKGIGFSGEFIIEREISGEQQKRDIRETIRYLEKLLED
- a CDS encoding Gfo/Idh/MocA family oxidoreductase; this translates as MTVRAGFIGVGGISDVHLAYLQTRKDVEIVAMADPDSTHLNHHIQKYGGKGYSDYRDLLRKEELDAVWICTPPQIREEPILESVDRGLAVFCEKPVARSLEQAQKIAAELEKRKGARVQIGYVFRAMPIIEALKQAVADDSIRLVQSFYGSPMSRTMELPAWFYEKEKSGGGLVDQATHNLDLFRYVVGEIPYVKGFAANPAHPKEPGYTIDELISLSFEFENGSLGSHLHTWLGDKWRNEMVFIGEKRMYRIDIWAGELVIEEEWESRSVRQDMDKMYHHENERFLEMVQANDPARNICPFEEGLRTLELVLRCDAALS
- a CDS encoding TonB-dependent receptor; translation: MAGKTVLKVVLTLVLGVLFSVNLFAGTTGKIAGKVVDKKTGNPLPGVNVIIVGTQMGASTDLKGNYFINNVPVGRYSVKASMIGYTPQIVENVMVSADLTATISFRLEPTVLQVGKPVVVTAERPLVEKDITSTMRIATPEEFMRQPIRTFNGVIANTAGVDGSHFRGGRGNDVAWMVDGLQVDDPLSGGQAVTLSNIAIEEVQVITGGFNAEYGEAMSGVVNVVTKSGGPRLSAFYRYTTDNGASLISNDLDFDFDNHEFSLGGPIPFTNKKIRFFTSAVLNLRGVADPRKLDNQFKQLIDEGYQMPYGLDANGHRVNDFMKLNPKIAKNKYWLNHNHQQRYETTWKFTYNMTPSIQFRFGGFYERNQWERFPFRGTGQTPERSYLWVAENYTDYLRRNSQFYFGISHQINSRTFYEFTINRFKTDFRTGLVDGIWKKDAHGNYLRDSNGNLIVDHKFHWWQDFKFFEPTWKPFDPKEYRDQDWQNPFNPFGVYNNWQTHGASTRRYEQRFLSYYGAKFTLTSQVSQHHQIKTGFEGRLHTAIRHYNSLPWRPDPFRNDYEVHPRIFNAYIQDTAEWPGLIVNAGIRFDYMNPEKEHRSDMMDRFSELVPTKPKWKFSPRLGVSHPITERTVLHFQYGKFFQSPDFLQLYANLDPNVARSYDYIGNPNMKPLKTDAYELGITHQLGLNSKIEITGYFKDMYDLQTVRYIPVVPNPISKYDNRQYGDAKGVDFTFTKRLSNYWGAQITYSLSKARSMAFSTANEFVAGETNPETGVRYYFPERLYPTGYDRTHIFNVNFDFRLPEKSGPKIAGFYPLEKFGINVISRGRSGTPYTRTNYKGETVEERNSSRRPWYFNMDMRITRDFKLFGTDAQIFMEIFNVTNRTNILNVYSYTQDPIETGEIVNEQSFKDGISEGDPTWEWQKVKDLNHDGHISRHEEYLGYLKSFHFLRRTASNFGPPRIIHFGFQINY
- a CDS encoding DUF3748 domain-containing protein, giving the protein MKKLMLLLVVGAILFSCHSRSSQSLWKVRQITFDMDKSHDLDNNLNFSPDDQWLCYDTRPFNGGIADSRTIEKVNVRTGQEVVLYRVKGFVEHEGPGVGAASYFPHKDSVVFIHGPDVVNGLTYRKTRRVGAIVPGTGSETCIWADSRDVTFPFTPGALRGGTHRHEPGGPGDRWIGFTYNDQIMKDYGDRIGKNLDLRTIGVTKLGQVVPVDLDPRGENRIGIGFSVLVVKVVPDPKPGTDEISHAAGDRWIGEAGYLKPDGSRQLARAFIGKLAGGKEEVFVVDIPDDITVPGPDGPLEGTRTSFPMPPKGTVQRRLTHTKSGCRGNVWSNREGSRLSFLSRDKKGTWQIFLMSPLGGKMIQATHFPDGAQSEARWSPDGKFILCAAENRLYLTNVEEGTPDFGRSVPITKTYPTAPANYVWSHKGDLIAFNLPLDKQLQIFIAERGRK
- a CDS encoding SGNH/GDSL hydrolase family protein; the protein is MIFQKNQTIVFAGDSITDVNRRELPCWPMGQGYAMIAASLLLAKFPERTLRFHNRGVGGDTIRELDARWQEDVLSLEPDWVSVLVGINDVWRFVSGRKDEAVPLDEYAQTYRKLLRRTHDRYGTKFILWEPFFIHPQEDHPFRQILKDYIKTVHQLADEFSARLIQTQVIFDQLLVQKPLDYWTEDSVHPNLAGHGAMARHFLKTVEYEKAD